The following proteins come from a genomic window of Corynebacterium sp. P4-C1:
- a CDS encoding lysine N(6)-hydroxylase/L-ornithine N(5)-oxygenase family protein produces MTIIDRQAQTSAERSTHENSVRDIVGIGIGPGNLGLAVAIEEQAPELDALFVEARPEFNWHPGMLLEGSNMQISFLKDLVTVRNPQSRFSFINYLHHSDRLIDFINRQTFTPERVEFADYLRWIADHITVDTQYNTTVTSIETLPELAADGARFVVHVRRKLGSGESEGQRAQQSESIRCRNVVVARGLEAKMPAWAEDSSLDTSRIFHNIDLLPRTKKLLNSGWDIRRALVIGAGQSAAEAIRYFHDCPHIDTVTGSLNSYGFIPADDSPFANRVFDPEAVDDFFHAPDAIRNELLIRHRYTNYACVESELLDELHDRQYRESVTGRQRLDIRRTTEVLGARNCSDGSVDVDIRHRVTGDVVTENFDVVVCATGFRSRGLAGIYADSHGSEEFTVTRDYGAVLNGERVPGLFVQGATEATHGLGSTLLSNIATRSGELVEAITGQQRTHRAPADEDLRSEQHRDSSHLIAG; encoded by the coding sequence GTGACCATCATCGATCGTCAAGCTCAGACATCCGCAGAGCGCAGTACCCACGAAAATTCCGTCCGCGACATCGTCGGGATCGGCATCGGCCCCGGAAACCTCGGGCTCGCGGTAGCTATCGAAGAGCAAGCTCCAGAACTCGATGCACTCTTTGTGGAAGCCCGCCCGGAATTCAACTGGCACCCAGGCATGCTCCTCGAAGGATCCAACATGCAGATCAGCTTCCTTAAAGACCTGGTTACGGTGCGCAATCCGCAGAGCCGCTTCAGCTTCATCAACTACTTGCATCACAGCGACCGCTTGATTGATTTCATTAACCGCCAAACCTTCACCCCGGAACGCGTGGAATTCGCCGATTACCTCCGATGGATCGCGGATCACATCACCGTGGACACGCAGTACAACACCACCGTGACGTCCATCGAGACGCTTCCGGAACTGGCCGCAGACGGAGCTCGTTTTGTGGTGCACGTCCGCAGGAAGTTAGGAAGCGGTGAGTCCGAAGGGCAGCGAGCTCAGCAGTCGGAGTCCATTCGCTGCCGCAACGTGGTGGTTGCCCGCGGTCTGGAAGCCAAGATGCCTGCGTGGGCAGAGGACAGCTCCTTGGACACCTCGCGCATCTTCCACAACATCGATTTGCTCCCGCGCACCAAGAAGCTGCTGAACAGTGGGTGGGATATCCGCCGAGCTTTGGTGATCGGCGCGGGCCAGTCCGCAGCCGAGGCCATCCGGTACTTCCACGATTGCCCGCATATCGATACCGTCACGGGCAGCTTGAACAGCTACGGCTTCATCCCCGCCGATGACAGCCCCTTCGCCAATCGGGTGTTCGACCCGGAGGCCGTTGATGACTTCTTCCATGCGCCCGATGCGATCCGCAACGAGCTGTTGATCCGCCACCGGTACACCAATTACGCCTGCGTGGAATCTGAGCTCCTCGATGAGCTCCACGACCGTCAGTATCGGGAAAGCGTCACCGGGCGTCAGCGGCTCGATATTCGCCGGACCACGGAGGTGCTCGGTGCGCGTAATTGTTCCGACGGCAGCGTCGACGTGGACATTCGCCACCGAGTAACCGGAGACGTGGTGACAGAAAACTTTGACGTGGTGGTGTGCGCCACGGGCTTCCGATCTCGCGGTCTTGCGGGGATTTACGCTGATAGTCACGGCAGTGAAGAATTCACCGTCACTAGGGATTACGGCGCCGTGCTCAATGGCGAGCGCGTGCCAGGACTCTTCGTGCAGGGAGCAACTGAGGCCACGCATGGACTCGGTTCCACGTTGCTCTCCAACATCGCGACCCGCTCCGGGGAACTGGTGGAGGCCATCACGGGTCAGCAACGCACGCATCGTGCGCCGGCGGATGAAGATCTCCGCTCCGAGCAACATCGGGATTCTTCGCACCTGATCGCAGGCTGA
- a CDS encoding ABC transporter ATP-binding protein, producing the protein MSDNKVVTLRGLVRKNSRAMALSGLLLSIYHVAEAMIAVLLGWLAHSLIASENVWHLVGGIAALGATLATVSVSWQTGFRILQATSARNVCELRAGITSQVVSHGGHSDDADSLPRQELPTVVGEDVVQAVDIIEVVPVGISALVGAIFCTIVLALIDLPLGVVVLVLSAVVLIVLHRLSQIIERRAERQQTLLARVTARMTDILQGLPVISGVAGAHPAYRGYARKSEEACADARKLAWVSGGYEAVAMGSNVLLLSAVGLYAGYRTISGDVTLGELVTVVALSQFIAEPMRQCSRMPRFIGLARASVRRLQRVAEAQRLREGQGVPSAQIGTPAISMRGGDGEAEGDGEVEGSEQASVAFAEGRLTVVHCSAAWADALVDALVAGESMELGSLTRPQTQQLWIRGRDICEISVDDVRSAVLAEPRKPALFGDTVGQAVLRSSGEGRAEDAVDILNALGLDELAPGAAHSAGVLDHELTEGARNLSGGQRQRLGLARALLAEPEMLVMVDPVSSVDSMTGMKVARAVRDIRRGRTTVVLCVGRAFQSVAEDVVDVKPLAGSLRTRGEQFPLGGC; encoded by the coding sequence GTGTCTGACAACAAGGTGGTGACGCTGCGCGGGCTGGTCAGAAAAAATTCTCGCGCGATGGCTCTGAGTGGCTTGTTGCTGAGCATCTACCACGTGGCAGAAGCCATGATTGCGGTGTTACTGGGATGGTTGGCGCACAGTCTTATCGCTAGCGAGAATGTGTGGCACCTGGTGGGTGGAATCGCAGCCTTAGGCGCTACGCTGGCGACGGTGTCTGTGAGCTGGCAGACAGGGTTCCGGATACTGCAGGCTACGTCGGCTCGGAACGTATGTGAATTGCGGGCAGGCATCACCTCGCAGGTGGTGAGCCATGGTGGGCATTCCGACGATGCGGACAGTCTGCCTCGCCAGGAATTGCCCACGGTGGTGGGTGAAGACGTGGTGCAGGCGGTAGACATCATCGAAGTGGTCCCGGTGGGGATCAGTGCGCTGGTGGGAGCCATTTTCTGCACGATTGTTCTGGCGCTGATTGATCTGCCACTGGGAGTGGTGGTGTTGGTGCTCAGCGCGGTGGTGTTGATAGTCCTGCACCGGCTGTCTCAGATCATTGAACGCCGCGCGGAGCGGCAACAAACTCTGCTCGCGCGAGTGACCGCGCGCATGACCGACATTCTGCAGGGGCTGCCGGTGATCTCGGGAGTGGCTGGCGCGCATCCGGCCTACCGTGGATATGCGCGTAAATCTGAAGAGGCGTGTGCGGATGCTCGGAAGCTCGCGTGGGTCAGCGGAGGTTATGAAGCCGTGGCGATGGGCAGCAATGTGCTGTTGCTGAGTGCGGTGGGCCTGTACGCGGGCTATCGAACCATTTCCGGCGATGTGACGTTGGGGGAGTTGGTCACCGTGGTGGCGCTGTCACAATTTATCGCGGAGCCGATGCGGCAGTGCAGCAGAATGCCGCGCTTCATTGGATTGGCGAGGGCTTCCGTTCGGAGGCTGCAGCGCGTGGCGGAAGCTCAGCGGCTGCGTGAGGGGCAGGGCGTGCCATCTGCTCAGATTGGCACGCCTGCCATTTCCATGCGCGGTGGAGACGGTGAGGCCGAAGGAGACGGCGAGGTCGAGGGATCAGAGCAGGCTTCCGTGGCGTTCGCAGAGGGGCGACTGACGGTGGTGCACTGTTCAGCCGCATGGGCAGATGCTCTGGTGGATGCGTTGGTCGCGGGGGAGTCGATGGAGCTTGGCTCCCTGACTAGGCCACAAACTCAACAACTGTGGATCCGGGGGCGCGATATTTGCGAGATCTCGGTAGACGATGTGCGTTCCGCTGTGCTTGCCGAGCCTCGGAAGCCGGCATTGTTTGGGGACACAGTGGGGCAGGCGGTGCTGCGGAGCTCTGGAGAGGGCAGGGCGGAGGATGCAGTAGACATTCTTAACGCCTTAGGGCTCGATGAACTGGCGCCGGGGGCGGCTCATTCAGCCGGGGTATTGGATCACGAGCTGACCGAAGGTGCGCGCAATCTTTCCGGTGGTCAGCGGCAGCGGCTGGGATTGGCACGAGCGCTACTGGCTGAGCCGGAGATGTTGGTGATGGTTGATCCGGTCTCGTCAGTGGATTCAATGACGGGCATGAAAGTGGCGCGTGCGGTGAGAGATATTCGCCGCGGGCGTACCACGGTGGTCCTGTGTGTGGGGAGGGCCTTCCAGTCGGTAGCCGAGGACGTAGTTGATGTGAAGCCTCTAGCTGGGAGTTTGCGGACGCGGGGTGAGCAATTCCCGCTAGGGGGTTGTTGA
- a CDS encoding ABC transporter ATP-binding protein: MLFTFAGALLSLAPIYLLASVIDAVAAGDGKSGVLKVIVWAAVACVGTAVVAGLAEALTGVTIAQVVAKLRERAVAAVLNLPSTTVESLGRGEVLGRVGADVAALVSSARKSVPSTLSALVMVVVASAGIAGLDWRLALAGLCGIPFYALGLRWYLPRSAPLYRRQRELEAGVIGSLQGSMEGIRSVRSHRLVDSRQGLTRRYAQASRDESIAAFRVFSGLVARENFAEFMGLSALSVVGWLLFREDAVTVGEISAALILFHRQFVPIGTILFTFDELQRSGAALGRIVGLIRSAGADTPQPIDDYSSHRQSPAVEVKGLNYRYEDGPEILHDLAFHIPAGCTVCVVGGSGAGKSTVAEIVSGTLEMAEPGVITVGGCDVVGMSAQERSSIFCVASQENYVFAMSLRDNLLLAAEGASDAEIWDALRRTGAEDWCTSLSHGDKQGLDTMLGEGGLHVDAVAAQRLALARVALSRAGVVILDESTAEDDGDLEETQQSHEAFSMSLEDAARAAIRGRTAMVIAHRLSQATSADSVVVMERGRVVETGTHEELAARNGTYADMWTAWNEQGRQARV, from the coding sequence GTGCTGTTCACTTTCGCCGGTGCCTTGCTCTCTCTGGCGCCCATTTATCTGCTGGCCAGCGTCATCGATGCGGTAGCCGCCGGTGACGGCAAGTCTGGCGTGCTGAAGGTGATTGTGTGGGCTGCCGTGGCGTGTGTTGGTACTGCCGTTGTCGCTGGCCTTGCGGAGGCGCTGACGGGTGTGACGATTGCCCAGGTAGTTGCGAAGTTGCGTGAGCGCGCCGTCGCCGCGGTGCTGAATCTGCCTTCCACCACGGTGGAGTCCCTGGGCCGGGGAGAGGTGCTGGGCCGAGTTGGTGCGGATGTCGCCGCGCTGGTGAGCAGTGCCCGCAAGTCGGTTCCATCGACCCTCAGCGCGCTGGTGATGGTCGTGGTGGCCAGCGCTGGAATAGCGGGGTTGGATTGGCGCCTCGCGTTGGCGGGGCTGTGCGGGATTCCGTTCTATGCGCTGGGGTTGCGATGGTATCTTCCTCGTTCTGCCCCTTTGTATCGACGCCAACGCGAATTAGAAGCCGGTGTCATCGGTTCCTTGCAAGGTTCTATGGAGGGCATTCGTTCGGTTCGTTCGCATCGGCTGGTGGATAGCCGCCAAGGTCTCACCAGGCGCTACGCGCAGGCTTCGCGGGACGAATCAATCGCTGCGTTTCGTGTGTTTTCCGGGCTGGTGGCGCGGGAGAACTTCGCGGAGTTCATGGGGTTGTCAGCCCTGTCTGTCGTAGGCTGGTTGCTCTTCCGCGAAGATGCGGTGACGGTGGGCGAGATCTCGGCAGCGTTGATTCTGTTCCACCGTCAGTTCGTGCCGATCGGCACGATTCTGTTCACCTTTGATGAACTGCAGCGCAGCGGGGCGGCCTTGGGGCGCATCGTGGGACTCATTCGCTCCGCGGGTGCGGATACGCCACAGCCGATTGATGACTACTCCTCGCATCGGCAGAGTCCAGCTGTAGAGGTCAAGGGCCTGAATTATCGGTACGAGGATGGCCCAGAGATCTTGCATGACTTGGCGTTCCACATCCCTGCGGGGTGCACGGTATGCGTGGTCGGCGGATCGGGAGCTGGCAAGTCCACGGTTGCGGAAATTGTCTCTGGAACCCTCGAGATGGCAGAGCCGGGTGTGATCACCGTTGGGGGGTGCGACGTGGTGGGAATGAGTGCGCAAGAAAGAAGCTCGATCTTTTGCGTTGCCTCCCAGGAAAACTACGTCTTCGCGATGAGTTTGCGCGATAATCTCCTGCTGGCAGCCGAAGGTGCCAGCGACGCAGAAATATGGGATGCGCTGCGCCGAACCGGTGCGGAAGATTGGTGCACATCCTTGTCCCATGGCGACAAGCAGGGCTTAGACACAATGCTGGGCGAAGGGGGCCTGCACGTAGATGCGGTGGCGGCACAGCGTCTGGCGCTGGCCAGGGTGGCATTGTCTCGGGCTGGCGTCGTCATTCTTGACGAATCAACGGCCGAAGATGACGGTGACCTCGAGGAAACACAGCAATCACACGAGGCCTTTTCGATGTCCTTGGAGGACGCTGCCCGCGCGGCGATCCGCGGACGGACGGCGATGGTGATTGCGCACCGGCTCAGCCAAGCAACCTCCGCCGATAGCGTGGTGGTGATGGAGCGCGGGCGCGTGGTGGAAACAGGTACGCACGAGGAGCTGGCAGCAAGAAACGGAACATATGCCGATATGTGGACCGCCTGGAATGAGCAGGGGAGGCAGGCGCGTGTCTGA
- a CDS encoding MbtH family protein: MSSNPFDDEQGSFFALINDEGQYSLWPTFAAVPDGWTVALGDPSRGVDGGVSRDEAMEFIDREWTTLQPAGKSHA; the protein is encoded by the coding sequence TTGTCTAGCAACCCGTTTGATGACGAACAGGGCAGCTTCTTCGCCCTTATCAACGACGAGGGACAGTACTCGTTGTGGCCTACGTTCGCCGCCGTGCCAGACGGATGGACCGTGGCTCTGGGAGACCCTTCCCGTGGCGTAGACGGCGGGGTATCGCGGGACGAGGCGATGGAGTTCATCGACCGCGAGTGGACCACCTTGCAACCGGCAGGAAAGTCTCACGCTTAA
- a CDS encoding IS256-like element IS3503 family transposase: protein MTTNRPSCPLCGNNTKKNGTTSKSTTRWRCTHCGHSFTRNTQTHNKNTATMALFIQWATGTQSLTTFAAHHGVTRQTMHHRFRWCWWIIPTPTIDPFRIHDQIFLDATYLKSGCLLIAASKTHVINWTWARHETTAAYTELLRPIAAPLIAVTDGGQGAQSAIHHCWPTTRIQRCLVHAQRTVRRHTTSNPRTDAGKTLYRLALKLTRITDLDQASTWVAHLHEFDHTYREWMNEKTTTKDPVTGAYTKVYTHQRVRAAYQSLLSLHRRDLLFTYLQPPPTTIDPDNLAATTNSLEGGINAPIKELARRHRGLSLPHQRTVMDWWLYLHTEVPDDPVKIARDQRWGQDALSTATDLITHNTTATTNDIGAPAEYDTAIDTSYQHNLGIQKGWIK, encoded by the coding sequence ATGACCACCAACCGCCCCAGCTGCCCACTATGCGGCAACAACACAAAGAAAAACGGCACCACCAGCAAATCAACCACCCGTTGGCGCTGCACCCACTGCGGACACTCCTTTACCCGCAACACCCAAACCCACAACAAAAACACCGCCACCATGGCTTTGTTCATCCAATGGGCCACCGGCACCCAATCTCTAACCACCTTCGCCGCACACCATGGCGTAACCAGGCAAACCATGCACCACCGATTCCGATGGTGCTGGTGGATCATCCCCACACCCACCATCGACCCATTCCGCATCCATGACCAAATCTTCCTCGACGCGACCTATCTAAAGTCCGGATGCCTCCTGATCGCAGCCAGTAAAACCCACGTCATCAACTGGACCTGGGCCAGACACGAAACCACCGCCGCCTACACCGAACTCCTACGCCCCATTGCCGCACCACTAATCGCAGTCACAGACGGCGGACAAGGTGCCCAATCAGCCATCCACCACTGCTGGCCAACAACACGCATCCAACGCTGCCTCGTCCACGCCCAACGAACAGTCCGCCGCCACACCACCAGCAACCCCCGCACCGATGCCGGCAAAACCCTCTACCGCCTAGCCCTGAAACTCACTCGCATCACCGACCTTGACCAAGCATCCACATGGGTCGCCCACCTGCACGAATTCGACCACACCTACCGGGAATGGATGAACGAGAAAACCACCACCAAAGACCCCGTTACCGGCGCCTACACCAAGGTCTACACCCACCAACGCGTCCGAGCGGCCTATCAATCATTGCTATCTCTGCACCGCAGAGACCTGCTGTTTACCTACCTGCAACCCCCACCAACAACCATCGACCCCGACAACCTTGCAGCAACAACAAACAGCCTCGAAGGTGGCATCAACGCCCCCATAAAAGAACTAGCCCGCAGACACCGCGGACTATCACTACCGCATCAACGCACAGTGATGGATTGGTGGCTGTATCTACATACAGAAGTCCCTGACGATCCGGTCAAGATCGCCAGGGACCAACGATGGGGTCAAGACGCACTTTCCACAGCAACAGACCTGATCACCCACAACACCACAGCCACTACCAATGACATCGGTGCACCAGCAGAATACGACACCGCCATCGACACCAGCTACCAACACAACCTCGGCATCCAAAAAGGCTGGATCAAATAA
- a CDS encoding IS256 family transposase, giving the protein MTAVSPKKGHDPARVNEISEKLMENPELASLISELSASADDASDLVKGLLQASINAGLQAEMDAHLGYGHADRKAKARVETAQESNHRNGSYTKTVNSGYGALEVTMPRDRAGTFVPKMVPKGSRRLTELDDMIISLYAGGMTVRDIQHHLAGTLGVDMSPDTISTITDAVLDEVLIWQNRQLDEFYPVIFLDALRVKIRDGHRVVNKACYIAIGVDIDGIKHILGLWIADNEGAAFWASVCADLANRGVQDVFIVCCDGLKGLPEAVEATWPNSMVQTCIVHLIRAANRWVSYQDRKPVSRALREIYTAANEDAARASLDAFEASELGRKYPQSVKVWRDAWDRFVPFLQFPPAARRVLYTTNSIESLNAELRKATRNRGQFPNDTAALKTLWLMICNIEDKRAAQRAKKAKRDIECNGYIEGAKANGWKQAINQLAVAYPDRFADYL; this is encoded by the coding sequence ATGACTGCTGTGTCACCGAAGAAAGGCCATGACCCGGCGAGGGTCAACGAGATCAGCGAGAAGCTGATGGAAAATCCTGAGCTGGCCAGCCTGATCAGCGAGCTGTCGGCCTCTGCTGATGATGCAAGCGACCTGGTTAAAGGCCTGTTGCAGGCATCGATCAACGCTGGTCTGCAGGCGGAGATGGATGCGCATTTGGGCTACGGCCATGCCGACCGTAAGGCGAAGGCCCGGGTGGAAACCGCACAGGAGAGCAATCACCGCAACGGGTCGTACACCAAGACCGTCAATTCTGGGTATGGCGCGTTGGAAGTGACTATGCCGAGGGATCGTGCTGGCACGTTTGTTCCAAAGATGGTGCCGAAGGGATCCCGTCGGCTGACAGAGCTCGACGACATGATTATCTCGTTGTACGCCGGCGGGATGACCGTGCGCGATATTCAGCACCATCTCGCCGGCACCCTGGGGGTGGATATGAGCCCAGATACGATCAGTACCATTACCGATGCGGTGTTGGATGAGGTGCTGATCTGGCAGAACAGGCAACTCGACGAGTTCTACCCAGTGATCTTCCTTGACGCGCTGCGAGTGAAGATCCGCGATGGTCACCGGGTGGTCAACAAAGCCTGCTACATAGCCATCGGTGTGGATATCGACGGCATCAAGCACATTTTAGGATTGTGGATCGCAGACAATGAAGGTGCCGCATTCTGGGCATCAGTCTGCGCAGATTTGGCCAACCGTGGCGTCCAGGACGTGTTCATCGTGTGTTGCGACGGGCTCAAAGGCCTGCCGGAAGCCGTGGAGGCAACCTGGCCGAATTCGATGGTGCAGACCTGCATCGTGCACCTGATTCGAGCTGCGAACCGGTGGGTGTCCTACCAAGACCGCAAACCCGTATCGAGGGCGCTACGTGAGATCTACACGGCCGCCAACGAGGACGCCGCCCGTGCCAGCCTGGATGCTTTCGAGGCCTCAGAGTTGGGCCGTAAATACCCGCAGTCGGTCAAAGTCTGGCGCGACGCCTGGGACCGGTTCGTGCCGTTTTTGCAGTTCCCGCCGGCGGCCCGGCGGGTGCTCTACACCACCAATTCGATCGAATCGCTGAATGCTGAACTGCGTAAAGCTACCCGTAACCGGGGCCAATTCCCGAACGATACCGCGGCGCTGAAGACCCTATGGTTGATGATCTGCAACATCGAAGACAAGCGCGCCGCCCAGCGAGCGAAGAAGGCGAAGCGCGACATCGAATGCAACGGCTATATTGAAGGAGCGAAAGCCAACGGGTGGAAACAAGCCATCAACCAACTAGCCGTGGCGTACCCCGACCGATTCGCGGACTACTTGTAA
- a CDS encoding DUF6541 family protein → MDAVGAVWLAIAVFTLPGLLFAWVAGAKLPAAAAASLPATFGIVGLASWMYGAMGIRFGWTSFVVFLILMLCAAGGWRYAFARRAKRRGAASWRRALWPGDWRKGSIADPSWVLPGAGVAVGAWMLIAKQLELQSQVPGQLKNVVQGWDTQWHVNAVRFIMDEGIASPTRMGELQNPQTHLDLFYPSAFHAATALFGHAAGLEPVEALNLASIVLPSLALTAGAAGLAWAMARGHGMVAQIAAGLAGIAVYASPVLVWIPDFVGMRPYIVAIGLSGIAIALFMQVPRYRALALPTLFAFLGMMQVHPSAVLVVVLAVALYWLTYLLWHPDRSRVGDLLWLAIPAIGAPAAFLPQLLAGSSQAEEVNTWDAQESVTAAEAWEKAFMMRTRHVGEFFPDFDPTVLLWLAGFGAVAVVVWRGQVWAPVFYGIMVACTAHALRPFEGMWEPLLTALGAPHYNSAHRIVTVVAMTVIAAAAVGVAVIIRVFALAPIAARYGTRPWVWGTSAASAVLAVFAGWGTGAWASTVAVDGAGLAFDASRVNDRMVDDDQLKAYQWLASRPETKEGLVMGESTDGYSWAYGLYGVPTVARHYLWPSGGMGTDSIVLGGRAGQLGAGEKGHPDAVTPVDEAAADLGVRFIVSSGNTFWNGPRNWQVHKALWSTPGVTPVYQRGQVTIFAVDKQFTDSELAELQKDAVANGGSTEIPELRPLTEELAAVDE, encoded by the coding sequence ATGGACGCAGTCGGTGCCGTGTGGTTGGCGATCGCTGTGTTCACCTTGCCGGGACTCTTGTTCGCGTGGGTGGCGGGGGCCAAACTGCCCGCCGCCGCTGCCGCCTCCCTGCCGGCGACCTTCGGCATCGTCGGGCTTGCCAGCTGGATGTACGGGGCCATGGGCATCCGCTTCGGCTGGACGTCCTTCGTCGTCTTCCTGATACTCATGCTGTGCGCGGCGGGTGGTTGGCGCTACGCCTTCGCCCGCCGCGCGAAGCGCAGGGGCGCGGCGAGTTGGCGGCGGGCGCTGTGGCCGGGGGACTGGCGGAAGGGCAGCATCGCCGACCCGTCGTGGGTGCTGCCCGGCGCCGGCGTCGCCGTCGGCGCGTGGATGCTCATCGCCAAACAGCTGGAGCTCCAGTCGCAGGTCCCCGGCCAATTGAAGAATGTCGTCCAGGGCTGGGACACACAATGGCACGTCAACGCCGTCCGCTTCATCATGGATGAAGGCATCGCTTCGCCGACCCGGATGGGCGAGCTGCAGAACCCCCAGACGCATCTCGACCTGTTCTACCCCTCCGCTTTCCATGCGGCGACAGCCCTCTTCGGCCATGCCGCGGGCTTGGAGCCGGTGGAGGCGCTGAATCTGGCGTCGATAGTTCTGCCGAGCCTGGCGCTGACGGCGGGGGCTGCAGGTCTCGCGTGGGCGATGGCGCGCGGGCACGGGATGGTCGCGCAGATCGCCGCCGGTCTAGCGGGCATCGCTGTGTATGCCTCCCCGGTGCTGGTGTGGATCCCGGACTTCGTGGGCATGCGCCCCTACATCGTGGCGATCGGGCTATCCGGCATCGCCATTGCTTTGTTCATGCAGGTGCCGCGCTACCGCGCCCTGGCCTTGCCGACGCTCTTCGCATTCCTCGGCATGATGCAGGTGCACCCGTCCGCTGTTCTCGTCGTCGTGCTGGCGGTGGCGCTGTACTGGCTGACCTACTTGCTGTGGCACCCGGACCGCTCTCGTGTCGGTGATCTGCTGTGGCTTGCCATCCCGGCGATCGGCGCGCCCGCGGCATTCCTGCCGCAGCTGCTCGCCGGCAGCTCGCAGGCGGAAGAAGTGAACACCTGGGACGCCCAGGAGAGCGTCACCGCGGCGGAGGCCTGGGAGAAGGCGTTCATGATGCGCACCCGCCACGTCGGCGAATTCTTCCCCGACTTCGACCCCACCGTCCTGCTGTGGCTCGCCGGCTTCGGTGCCGTGGCGGTGGTGGTGTGGCGCGGCCAGGTGTGGGCGCCGGTCTTCTACGGGATCATGGTGGCCTGCACCGCCCACGCCCTGCGCCCCTTCGAGGGCATGTGGGAGCCGCTGTTGACGGCGCTCGGTGCGCCACACTACAACTCGGCGCACCGCATTGTCACCGTGGTGGCCATGACGGTCATCGCCGCCGCAGCCGTGGGCGTGGCTGTGATCATCCGGGTGTTCGCGCTGGCGCCTATCGCGGCCCGCTACGGCACCCGCCCGTGGGTGTGGGGCACATCGGCCGCCTCGGCGGTCCTGGCCGTCTTCGCTGGGTGGGGAACCGGCGCGTGGGCGTCGACGGTGGCTGTCGACGGCGCCGGGCTCGCCTTCGACGCTTCTCGCGTGAACGACCGCATGGTCGACGACGACCAGCTGAAGGCGTACCAGTGGCTCGCTTCCCGCCCCGAGACCAAGGAGGGACTTGTTATGGGCGAGTCCACCGACGGGTATTCGTGGGCGTACGGCCTCTACGGTGTGCCCACCGTCGCCCGCCACTACCTGTGGCCCTCCGGCGGCATGGGCACCGACTCGATCGTCCTCGGGGGGCGCGCCGGCCAACTCGGCGCCGGCGAGAAGGGGCACCCGGATGCGGTCACGCCCGTCGACGAAGCCGCCGCGGACCTCGGCGTGCGCTTCATCGTCTCCTCCGGCAACACCTTCTGGAACGGCCCGCGCAACTGGCAGGTACACAAGGCTCTCTGGTCCACCCCCGGAGTGACACCCGTTTACCAGCGCGGACAGGTGACGATCTTTGCCGTCGACAAGCAGTTCACCGACAGTGAGCTCGCCGAACTGCAGAAGGACGCCGTGGCCAACGGCGGTTCCACCGAGATCCCGGAGCTGCGGCCGTTGACGGAGGAGCTCGCGGCAGTCGACGAATAA
- the truA gene encoding tRNA pseudouridine(38-40) synthase TruA, which produces MSTEETRTNVPSSGGEMVRLRFDIAYDGTDFHGWARQKPAGGEELRTVQGDIEDTLSLILRHPVELTVAGRTDAGVHAAGQVAHADVPAASLDQRSIEGDPGRLVRRLAKMLEPDIRVADVGFAPDGFDARFSALTRTYRYRVTTAAGGALPTRVRDTAVWPRRVDLDAMQEVANAVVGLHDFAAFCKARPFATTIREIVSFEWHDVSTAEEPELYEAVIVADAFCWHMVRALVATCLDVGSGKRAARWAAGLLGEKERSSSVRLAPANGLTLIAVDYPDVSELAARAAHTAQRRDLSEVHSETSGTKE; this is translated from the coding sequence ATGAGCACTGAAGAAACCCGCACCAACGTGCCCTCCAGCGGGGGAGAAATGGTTCGCCTGCGGTTCGATATCGCCTACGACGGCACCGACTTCCACGGCTGGGCACGGCAAAAACCGGCGGGCGGGGAGGAACTTCGCACAGTGCAGGGCGACATCGAGGACACGTTGAGCCTGATTCTGCGTCACCCGGTGGAGTTGACCGTGGCGGGGCGCACCGACGCCGGGGTGCATGCAGCAGGCCAGGTCGCGCACGCGGATGTTCCTGCGGCGTCGCTGGACCAGAGGTCGATTGAGGGGGATCCGGGGAGGTTGGTGCGCAGATTAGCGAAAATGCTCGAACCCGACATCCGGGTGGCGGACGTGGGCTTCGCGCCCGACGGCTTCGACGCGCGGTTCTCCGCGCTGACGCGCACGTACCGCTACCGGGTGACCACGGCGGCCGGGGGAGCCCTGCCCACCCGCGTCCGCGACACAGCGGTGTGGCCGCGGAGAGTCGACCTAGACGCCATGCAGGAGGTGGCTAACGCGGTAGTCGGGCTGCACGACTTCGCTGCGTTCTGCAAGGCGCGCCCGTTCGCAACGACGATCCGGGAGATCGTGTCCTTCGAGTGGCACGACGTGTCCACCGCCGAGGAACCAGAACTGTATGAAGCGGTGATCGTGGCCGACGCCTTTTGCTGGCACATGGTCCGCGCATTGGTAGCCACATGCCTTGACGTGGGCTCCGGCAAGCGGGCGGCTCGTTGGGCGGCTGGGTTGCTGGGGGAGAAGGAACGCTCCAGTTCCGTACGGCTGGCCCCCGCGAACGGGTTGACCCTCATCGCCGTCGATTACCCCGATGTAAGCGAACTTGCAGCTCGCGCGGCCCACACCGCGCAACGCCGGGATCTTTCGGAGGTGCACTCCGAGACATCCGGGACGAAGGAATAG